In the genome of Cynocephalus volans isolate mCynVol1 chromosome 10, mCynVol1.pri, whole genome shotgun sequence, the window GCCAAAGTTGTGGGACAGTCTTGGGTAACTTAAAACTGCTCTGAGGACTAGAAGAATGTTCCTATGAATCCATCTTTTTCCTCTCAGTTAAAGGAAAGATGGATATCATGTCCCTAAACCCAATGATGcaaagggagaaaagggaaggtAGCCACCAACCCTTAAATACCTACCCCGAAGCTCCCGTGGTTGCAGGAATGAAGGCTGCCCCGGACTCCAATTCTGTTCTGCTATATTTAGTTGTGCTACGTCTTGCTCAAGTCCACCTGCAGTAGAATCCACTGTAGTCTCCCAGTTCCCAGTCTTAGTCGGTGGAGGAGGGGCAGTTTCTGCGACTGGAGGTGCTGAGGTCAGCCCTTCGGGTGGAGGGGGTACCTCCTCTGCAACCTTGACTGCATCTCCAACTTTGGTTCGGGTTCTTCTTGCCCGGGAATAGGATTTCTTCTCAATTGGCCTGTCAGGGGCTGGTGGTGCAGTGTCAGGAGCCACAGCTGGTGTCTCTGAGGCTGCCTCTTCCTTCTCAGGACTGCCAAGCACTGGTGCATCTGCTTCTGGAGATGGATCCCTCACAGGGGTATACTCCAGGTGCCGTGACCGATAACTAGTCTCATGCTTAGCAGTCTCACCGGACCGACCGCCATGCTGCCCACCAGCCTCCACAGGCCTAAAACCAGCACGACCTTCCTTGAAACACCCAGATCGAGAGTAATTCCTGGGTGCAGACATGCGGCCAGTACCTGCAGCATTCCTGTTAATAAATGTCCTTGGTGGCAGGGTACCCCCAAGACCCTGGTGGCGATGGGACTTGTTTGGCCGTTCACCAATCCAATTAGGATCTCTTTGTGGAGGACTcccaaacctaaaaaaaaaaaaaaaggaatggaaaaactgttaagaaaaaaggaacaacagGGACGGCTAGAGATATAAACTGAGAGTCAGAGAGACTTCCCATATTCCTCACCTATGTACTTACTGGCTAGAAAGGGATTTAGAAAAGCAGGGGAgttctttctaaaaatatcagTAATCTAGATTCCAAAATTTCCTCACCGGGGTTTCCGGATTCTTCGAGGTTTGATGTCATCAGGATTGTGAGCTGAGCGGATGTCATAGCCATAAAAAGCAATGAGCTCTTGTCGGGACTTTGGGGCCTGCTCATCTTCCCGGAACTTGTCATGCTCCCAGCGACCCTCATCCTTCCATAGCTTTCGCTGACGCCCCTTGGGTCTGGACAAAACCAAGAAAAAGTGTTTTAGGTTGGCGGAATCTGCCAAGTAGAGATGTTCATGAAATAAATAGGGTCAGGCAGGGAGACAGTAGGAAGTTCATGTAGTCTCTCCATCTTTCCAGACAGATTATACAAAATTGGCCTCCAGAAAGCAAGAATAATCATAGCACCTCAGGGACTGATGGGCTCAAACACATaggaatagaaatgagaaaatatttcacaACAAGCCACTCAACACCTTTGAAACATCTCTTCTCTCCCAAAAGGCAGCCAGCCTATAAAAGTCCTTGAGCCTCAGATTAAAGAAGGCAAAAGTGTTGATGATTAGGAGAAGATGAGTTTTTGCGACAGACTGCCCTGGGTCTGAATCTCAGCTTCACCACCAAGAATTACCAAATATtctaagcctcactttcctcatttgtacaaGGATAATCATACTACTTACCTTAAATGTTGTGAgtagtaaatgaaataatacaggtAAAGCACTCAACAAAgtacctggcatacagtaagcactAAATACATACTAGATAGCAGCATCAGCAAGTGGCTGTTACCTGACTTCTTCCTCCTGGGTTTGCCCTCGAAGATCATGCTCAAAGAAGAGCCCTTTCCGGGGTATGTATGCTGGATTCTTCCGATCTTCATCATCATCCAAATGCTTAGGGCCCTTTTTACCCACTTTGTTCTCCACAGGCTCTGTGCTCTCCTGAAGGACAGATAAAGGGATCCTTACTCCTCCAAGGTTATGATCCCCTATTCCAGTCCCCAAATGGAGGACTGTGGTGTATACTGACCTGTCCATCCCCACTTTGCCTCTCTCCAGTCACAGTGCCTTTGGTGTCAggcttttcttctcccttctcttcctttgctGAAGAATTAGCAGCATCATTAGCTTCCGATTTCAGCTCCACTTTGGAGTTTTCCTCTTCACTGTATTCCCCTTCTTCACCCTGAAAAAAATGTCCCTGTCAGCTGCAGAGATAAGATCTGaatagtgaatttttattttccattcttaagaaaaacattttctgacAAACTTTTACTACAACATAAGAATTAAAAGCAAACATATATCAATATTCTTACAAAGACTTCTAGAGGATAAGATAGCGCACTTTAAATgtaattacatatatacatatacatttatatacatacatatatgaatacacatatatatgcacatggaTACATATGTGTTTTTTTGGAATATATGCAAGGAACTGTTGACAGTGGCAGCCTCTGAGGAAGGGAACAAGGGATGAAGGGGAGACTTTACAGTGCTTTACATACAGAAAAAGCTTAATCTTTTTTGATAATTTCTCTCCCGCTCCATGAATTGTCTCTTTAATATACAGTACCTAATAAGTATACGACGCATTAAGTTGTGAATTCTTCCACCTTTTCTCCCATGTCAAAATCGCTCAGAACAGAAATTCCCAAACTTTTAGATTATGTGGATCTCTCTTTAGGATCTAAAGCTTTCATGGAGCCCCATGAAACCAGTATAACATCCACTGATTGAGAAAACATGTAACAATTGCTATACATtcaataatactttaaaataaattgacaTTATTAACTTACACatgttcaaaatatattcaaatacagTACATAAAGATGGGAGATGTATATTTAGTCTGTAGATAGTAAGAGCTGAACTAGTGGATTTGCAAGCTCCTTATAATAACCTCATGATTTCCCAAGGCACTATTACCTTCAGGTTGGGAAACAGTGGCttaatttttgatgtttattataTCAGCACTCATTTTCTGCAGCATGAGATTCCCACAGGCCACAACTCTGTCCCGAatcacattataataaaattttgacCTGGAAAAACTTAGAGAATAACTTGTACAACTATCACatcttagaaatgaaagaaactaaaacctaagtgttctttctcttctccactaTCTTTTTCCCCCTCTCGCCACATCAAGATTAGATAATGCTGCTCAATACAGAGAAAGTGTTCAGTCTACTGACTATTTAGTCTATTAGGGGATGGCCTGTTGACCCCTAGAAAGGGTCAGGAAATATGAGGTATGGCTAGTTCTAGGtatggaaaagcaaaagctaAGGTTCACGATAAGGGGACTGGCTTTAGAACAGGACTCTCTTGTCATTGTCCTCCCAGGATTTAGATATGAAGAGGCAGAACTACAGGTTAGGGGAGCAGGTTTAGTGAACTATGAGGACACAGAAAAATGGGTTTAAGTGAAGGTGGTCTAGTCCACACTGATGAATTACCTCTATCACATGGTAGATATATGTATATTGGTCTCTTACTCCTACTGGGTCTGACACTTGACCTGAACCAGACTGCCCTCTCACTCCAGACCCAGGCTGGACCTAAGAACCTAGTCAAAGAAAGTCAATATGAGATTCCTGATTAAGTGAGACGATCAAGCTCTAAGTTTCTGCCCTTTCTTCAAATACTGCTGAGTCTGCCTGATTGGCCCGGACAAGCCAATCCCTCTTCTCCATTCTTCCCTGCCCAACATCTGGGTATTCTGGCCTTGAGGTGTTTGGGGTTAGGAGTCCCAGAAAGATAACAGAGAATTGTGAGAGACTGCTTGACTACACCCATACTATGAAAATCAAGTCTTTACCTACAGCTTTTTAACAACCCAGCACCCTTGATTCTTCCCATTTCCCTCAATTACATGAAGTCTTCCCACCTCTTAAATGGAGATGGGTGGATGATAACCATTCAGTTCTTTCCTTGATTTTATGTTCCCTACAggttttgaaacaaaaattacaagaaCTTGCctggtgtgtatatatacctttAATTCATtagcacccctccccaccccctacaAATACTGATTGAATTCAAACATCTTAAAATAGTATTAGCATGATTAATGAGCAAACTTTGTTTTATGCTTCACCCCCTCTAGTCTGTGGTGAAATGTCAAATCAGGAAACTTTTTTACACCAAATGAAAAACTCATTTTGTTTCTAGGGCAgaataggaaaatacaaatacggaggggggagggggaggagggaggttttgttgaggggcaacaataatcaaccacaacgtatatcgacaaaataaaattaaaataaataaaaataaaataaaataaaaattttgcaaatataaaaataaataaataaataaataaataaaataaataataaaaagaaaaaaagaaaagaaaatacaaatagcaTAGTACTGAGGAGGCTCCAAATCAGAGTCAAAGCCTGGTCTAACTGAAGGTGAACATCCTACTCTAGAGTCATACTGCTTTTGCTAAGGGCTTCATCAAAATCCTTTTCCAGAGGAGACAAACTCCCCTACATCATCTACTTCAGTGAACTCTCTGTCCAACTCTTACTAGCTCTCCCCTGAAGCAATTACTTCCCTTGAAGAATTCTCATACAGAGGTGTTTTAGTTCATTCTTCTATTACCCACATATTTCAGAGTAAGAGATGGAGTTGGTCTCCCTCTCATTCTCAATGTGTCTTCCAGATCTAACTCCTCCAGCCTCGTTTTAAATCCCTGctcctggggccggcccgtggctcacttgggagagtgcggtgctgttaacaccaaggccccgggttcggatcccatatacggatggccggttcgctcactggctgagcgtggtgctcacaacaccaagtcaagggttaagatccccttaccggtcatctttaaaaaaaataaaaaataaaaaaaataaatccctgcTCCTGAGACTCCTATCTATCACCTATGCCTCTGCCTGGGCCCACCTTGTCACTAACTTGAAGACTGAGGCATCCATTTCCATAGCTACACTACAAACCAGTCTTACCTGGAAATgccacacatttattttttaaagtaaacctgctccacttttaaaattttaaatttaaatacttcAGTCCTTGATCAAAACTgtcacatgcaaaataatgaagttaGACCCTTACTTCAccccacatacaaaaattaactcaaaatggatcaaagacctaaatgtcagagctaaaattacaaaacttgggggaggggggactagTGAGaaataatggacacaaagaatgattatgttttgtaacaatgaatatgctaattatctcgatttgatcatcacatattgtgcacaagtactgatagtcaactctgtactccccCAATATGTAGGatcaattatgtctcaaaaaaaaaggaaaaaataatataaaataaaattacaaaactcttagaagaaaacatagaagtaaATCTTCATGAATTTCAATTTGGCAAAGGATTCTTATCTTTTTGGtaaagcatgagcaacaaaagaaaaaataaataaattggagttcatcaaaattaaaacctttgtGTTTGAGATCACCATCAAAAAAAGTGaacaagccacagaatgggaatatatgcaaatcatgtatctgataagggacttatactagaatatacaaagaactcttacttttcaataataaaaagacaaataacccaattaaaaaatgggcaaagtatctGAACAGTCATTTCTCCatggaagatacacaaatagccaataagcacaaaaatgttcaacatcactagtcatcagggaaacgcaaatcaaaatgagatactgtttcatacccactaggatggctaaaatcagAGACAGACAAGGACTGAcaggttagctcaactggttagagcatggtgttataacaccaaggtctagggtttagATGCCCTTACCAGCtgccccccccacaaaaaagtgttaagacaataacaagtgctatcgaggatgtggaaaaactggaacccCCCACATTGCTGTTGGGAAGGCAAAATGGTGcagtgctttggaaaacagtctggcgttcctcaaatgattaaacagagttaccatatgactcagcaattccattcttaTCTACACACtggagagaattgaaaacatacatccacacaaaacctgTACACTAATGCTTATAGTAGCATTGctcacaataaataaaacattaaaacaagaTATGGAAATAAGCCAAGTGTCCCTCAacatataaattaataaagaaaatgtggtatatacataatggaatattatttagccctaAGGAaacaaaccagacacagaaagacaagtacagCATGATCTTACTTATACGTGAAATCTAAATAAGTCAAACTCATGGAAACAGATTAGAAATGTgactgccaggggctggggggtagAAAAAATGGGTGGATTTTGggcaaagaacacaaaatttcagttgtaAGTTCTGAAGACCTAATGTACAgaatggtaactatagttaataatgtatatttgaaatttgctaagagtagatttcaagtgttctcaccacacacacaaagggtaactatgtgaagtgatggatatgttaatc includes:
- the CASC3 gene encoding protein CASC3 isoform X2, whose protein sequence is MADRRRQRASQDTEDEESGASGSDSCGSPARGGGSCSGSAGGGGSGGSLPSPRGGRAGALHLRRLDSGGAKSAEESECESEDGIEGDAVLSDYESAEDSEGEEGEYSEEENSKVELKSEANDAANSSAKEEKGEEKPDTKGTVTGERQSGDGQESTEPVENKVGKKGPKHLDDDEDRKNPAYIPRKGLFFEHDLRGQTQEEEVRPKGRQRKLWKDEGRWEHDKFREDEQAPKSRQELIAFYGYDIRSAHNPDDIKPRRIRKPRFGSPPQRDPNWIGERPNKSHRHQGLGGTLPPRTFINRNAAGTGRMSAPRNYSRSGCFKEGRAGFRPVEAGGQHGGRSGETAKHETSYRSRHLEYTPVRDPSPEADAPVLGSPEKEEAASETPAVAPDTAPPAPDRPIEKKSYSRARRTRTKVGDAVKVAEEVPPPPEGLTSAPPVAETAPPPPTKTGNWETTVDSTAGGLEQDVAQLNIAEQNWSPGQPSFLQPRELRGMPNHLHMGAGPPPQFNRMEEMGVQGGRAKRYSSQRQRPVPEPPTPPVHISIMEGHYYDPLQFQGPIYTHGDSPAPLPPQGMIVQPEMHLPHPGLHPHQTPAPLPNPGLYPPPVSMSPGQPPPQQLLAPAYFSAPGVMNFGNPSYPYAPGALPPPPPPHLYPNTQAPSQVYGGVTYYNPAQQQVQPKPSPPRRTPQPVTIKPPPPEVVSRGSS
- the CASC3 gene encoding protein CASC3 isoform X1, which produces MADRRRQRASQDTEDEESGASGSDSCGSPARGGGSCSGSAGGGGSGGSLPSPRGGRAGALHLRRLDSGGAKSAEESECESEDGIEGDAVLSDYESAEDSEVSVGEEGEYSEEENSKVELKSEANDAANSSAKEEKGEEKPDTKGTVTGERQSGDGQESTEPVENKVGKKGPKHLDDDEDRKNPAYIPRKGLFFEHDLRGQTQEEEVRPKGRQRKLWKDEGRWEHDKFREDEQAPKSRQELIAFYGYDIRSAHNPDDIKPRRIRKPRFGSPPQRDPNWIGERPNKSHRHQGLGGTLPPRTFINRNAAGTGRMSAPRNYSRSGCFKEGRAGFRPVEAGGQHGGRSGETAKHETSYRSRHLEYTPVRDPSPEADAPVLGSPEKEEAASETPAVAPDTAPPAPDRPIEKKSYSRARRTRTKVGDAVKVAEEVPPPPEGLTSAPPVAETAPPPPTKTGNWETTVDSTAGGLEQDVAQLNIAEQNWSPGQPSFLQPRELRGMPNHLHMGAGPPPQFNRMEEMGVQGGRAKRYSSQRQRPVPEPPTPPVHISIMEGHYYDPLQFQGPIYTHGDSPAPLPPQGMIVQPEMHLPHPGLHPHQTPAPLPNPGLYPPPVSMSPGQPPPQQLLAPAYFSAPGVMNFGNPSYPYAPGALPPPPPPHLYPNTQAPSQVYGGVTYYNPAQQQVQPKPSPPRRTPQPVTIKPPPPEVVSRGSS
- the CASC3 gene encoding protein CASC3 isoform X3 yields the protein MADRRRQRASQDTEDEESGASGSDSCGSPARGGGSCSGSAGGGGSGGSLPSPRGGRAGALHLRRLDSGGAKSAEESECESEDGIEGDAVLSDYESAEDSEVSVGEEGEYSEEENSKVELKSEANDAANSSAKEEKGEEKPDTKGTVTGERQSGDGQESTEPVENKVGKKGPKHLDDDEDRKNPAYIPRKGLFFEHDLRGQTQEEEVRPKGRQRKLWKDEGRWEHDKFREDEQAPKSRQELIAFYGYDIRSAHNPDDIKPRRIRKPRFGSPPQRDPNWIGERPNKSHRHQGLGGTLPPRTFINRNAAGTGRMSAPRNYSRSGCFKEGRAGFRPVEAGGQHGGRSGETAKHETSYRSRHLEYTPVRDPSPEADAPVLGSPEKEEAASETPAVAPDTAPPAPDRPIEKKSYSRARRTRTKVGDAVKVAEEVPPPPEGLTSAPPVAETAPPPPTKTGNWETTVDSTAGGLEQDVAQLNIAEQNWSPGQPSFLQPRELRGMPNHLHMGAGPPPQFNRMEEMGVQGGRAKRYSSQRQRPVPEPPTPPVHISIMEGHYYDPRLHPHQTPAPLPNPGLYPPPVSMSPGQPPPQQLLAPAYFSAPGVMNFGNPSYPYAPGALPPPPPPHLYPNTQAPSQVYGGVTYYNPAQQQVQPKPSPPRRTPQPVTIKPPPPEVVSRGSS